A genomic stretch from Microplitis mediator isolate UGA2020A chromosome 10, iyMicMedi2.1, whole genome shotgun sequence includes:
- the LOC130676380 gene encoding uncharacterized protein LOC130676380, translated as MAEILNIQKPIIFDESISHYEVHSHQPYASTTFNNSDEIRITIQHQDLCILPSKSALHICGRFTKEDGTAVSETMELVNMAICHMFEEIRYELNAIEIDRCKNVGITSLMKNYISLTPGQANLMENAGWLQTDDKLTNGDGYFDISIPLSLLLGFAEDYNRIIMNAKHELILIRSNTDINAYLHTPAAREAAEKVKIVLNKVEWNVPYITMSDKQKIQALSFISNDPAIPLSYRTWQLYEYPLLPKTTKHIWPIKTSTQLEKPRYLVLGFQTARKNVVTKNSSHFDHCNIRDVKVFLNSQSYPYGNLNLNINRNQYALLYDMYTNFQTSYYNKEPEPLLTKAGFLEEAPFYIIDCSKQNESIKSGPVDIRVEFESNDQFPDQTSAYCLILHDRIIEYNPLSSTVRKLT; from the coding sequence ATGGCGGAAATCTTGAACATCCAAAAACCAATAATCTTCGATGAATCAATTTCTCACTATGAGGTTCATTCACATCAACCTTATGCTTCAACAACATTTAATAATAGTGATGAAATAAGAATCACTATTCAACATCAGGATTTATGCATTCTACCGAGTAAGAGTGCCTTACACATTTGTGGAAGATTTACGAAGGAAGATGGCACTGCTGTTAGTGAAACTATGGAGTTGGTTAACATGGCCATTTGTCACATGTTTGAAGAAATACGCTACGAATTGAACGCCATTGAAATTGATAGATGTAAGAATGTTGGAATTACAAGTCTTATGAAGAATTATATATCTTTAACCCCCGGGCAGGCTAATTTAATGGAAAACGCCGGGTGGTTACAAACTGATGATAAATTGACTAATGGCGACggatattttgatatttctaTACCGCTGAGTTTATTACTTGGATTCGCTGAAGATTATAATCGGATTATTATGAATGCTAAGCATGAGTTAATTCTCATCAGATCAAACACTGATATTAATGCATATCTACATACACCTGCTGCTAGAGAAGCTgctgaaaaagttaaaatagtTCTCAATAAAGTTGAATGGAATGTACCATACATTACAATGTCGGATAAGCAGAAGATTCAAGCACTAAGTTTCATCTCAAATGATCCAGCTATTCCATTGAGCTATCGTACATGGCAATTATATGAATATCCACTACTTCCTAAAACAACAAAACATATTTGGCCTATCAAAACTTCAACACAATTGGAGAAACCACGATATCTGGTTCTAGGATTTCAAACTGCAAGAAAAAATGTTGTGACGAAAAATTCCAGTCACTTTGATCATTGTAATATCCGAGATGTAAAAGTTTTCCTCAATTCTCAAAGTTATCCATatggaaatttgaatttaaacatTAATCGCAACCAGTATGCTTTATTGTATGATATGTATACTAATTTTCAAACGTCATACTATAATAAAGAGCCGGAACCATTGTTGACTAAAGCAGGATTTTTGGAGGAAGCACCATTCTACATTATCGATTGTTCAAAACAAAATGAATCAATCAAATCTGGACCAGTTGACATTCGTGTTGAATTTGAATCAAATGACCAGTTTCCCGATCAGACATCAGCATACTGCTTAATTCTGCACGATCGTATTATTGAATATAATCCATTAAGTAGTACTGTAAgaaaattaacttaa